From Virgibacillus natechei, the proteins below share one genomic window:
- a CDS encoding class D sortase, which produces MKKFSILLIVAGIVVMGFGGYELLQTNQAQSNSLAEAEVLLDERKTTDNHSDAGNFDPSTGETAGILQIPRLEADLPIVEGTHEDDLAKGVGHYSGTAYPRQGDQIVLSGHRDTVFRRMGELEIGDILTIQLPYGDTSYEIVETKIVDADDRSIIVPTGEEVLTLTTCYPFSYVGNAPDRYIITALPITENN; this is translated from the coding sequence ATGAAGAAGTTTTCTATTCTGTTGATCGTTGCTGGAATAGTGGTCATGGGATTTGGAGGATATGAATTGCTGCAAACCAATCAAGCGCAAAGCAATAGCCTGGCTGAGGCAGAAGTCTTACTGGATGAGCGTAAAACAACAGACAACCATTCGGATGCTGGTAACTTTGATCCCTCCACAGGAGAAACAGCGGGTATCTTACAAATTCCTAGACTAGAGGCTGATCTTCCTATAGTTGAAGGAACGCATGAAGATGATCTAGCAAAAGGTGTGGGACATTATAGCGGGACTGCTTATCCTAGGCAAGGTGATCAGATTGTTTTATCCGGACATCGTGATACTGTATTTCGTCGTATGGGGGAGTTAGAGATTGGTGATATTTTAACCATCCAATTACCTTATGGAGACACATCCTATGAAATAGTAGAAACAAAGATTGTGGATGCAGATGATCGTTCTATAATTGTACCCACAGGTGAAGAGGTTCTAACACTTACGACATGCTATCCCTTTTCATACGTTGGAAATGCACCCGATCGCTATATCATCACAGCATTACCAATTACAGAAAACAATTAA
- a CDS encoding LCP family glycopolymer transferase, giving the protein MSSRTDKRQNKKRRKWPYWVGGIILALLLSVGAFGFYMYNQLGDTVSTMHDPLERDNNPERQQEIDSLFNDNDAVNVLLMGVDQDDALEGRSDTMILMSLNPKTDAMTMLSIPRDTYVNIPGQGMDKINHAYAFGGVELSVQTVEDAFDLPVHFYASVNMDGFEQGIDAIGGVTVHNTQAFSQSGSTFPEGEVQLNGEQALDYIRMRKEDPRGDIGRNERQRDVVAAAIDEAASFSSITKVGDILGILGGNVKTDMDMSQMQSLFSHYRGVVDNVHTIELDGSGIIIDGIWYYEVPDSEFNRVTNEIREHMEAG; this is encoded by the coding sequence GTGAGTTCAAGAACAGATAAAAGACAAAATAAAAAAAGACGCAAGTGGCCATATTGGGTCGGTGGCATAATTTTAGCTTTATTATTAAGTGTTGGAGCATTCGGCTTCTATATGTACAATCAATTAGGGGACACCGTTTCGACTATGCATGACCCATTGGAAAGAGACAACAACCCTGAGCGTCAACAAGAGATAGACAGCCTTTTTAACGATAATGATGCTGTTAATGTTCTTTTAATGGGAGTTGATCAAGATGATGCACTTGAAGGACGATCAGATACAATGATTCTTATGTCCTTAAATCCAAAAACGGATGCAATGACCATGTTAAGTATTCCGCGAGATACGTATGTTAATATACCTGGACAGGGAATGGACAAGATTAACCACGCTTATGCTTTCGGTGGGGTAGAATTATCCGTTCAAACCGTTGAAGATGCTTTTGATTTACCAGTACATTTCTATGCCAGTGTAAATATGGATGGATTCGAACAAGGGATTGATGCCATTGGTGGAGTAACGGTTCATAACACGCAAGCATTTTCCCAAAGTGGTTCTACTTTTCCAGAAGGCGAAGTACAATTGAACGGAGAACAAGCTCTAGACTATATACGTATGCGAAAAGAAGATCCGCGCGGTGATATAGGACGTAATGAACGTCAACGAGATGTCGTTGCGGCAGCAATTGACGAGGCAGCCAGTTTCTCAAGTATTACGAAAGTCGGCGATATTCTTGGAATTCTAGGAGGCAATGTGAAAACAGATATGGATATGAGTCAGATGCAATCACTGTTTAGTCATTATCGTGGTGTAGTTGACAATGTCCATACAATTGAACTTGACGGAAGTGGAATAATCATTGATGGTATATGGTATTATGAAGTGCCTGATTCAGAATTTAACCGGGTAACAAACGAGATTAGAGAACATATGGAAGCAGGGTAA
- a CDS encoding penicillin-binding transpeptidase domain-containing protein encodes MKKTLAFLAIIVVVFLSACSEDDITPNERFATYVDQWNDREFASMYEMLSAESTEAYTNEDFIDRYNKIYEDLDVSELNVTFEELTEEELETVMDGETATLPFSVEMETLAGPVDFDYEATLVQEDHGDEDENLNWYVQWDSGFIFPEMQDGGEISIETENPTRGDILDRNDMPLAMNDTVYEIGIIPEELGQNQEQVIESIADLLPISVDEINSALDAGWVEPHLFVPLREVLQTDEDLLDNLWATSGVAGREVSGRVYPAGEATGHLIGNIRQVTAEDLEEHEPGAYHSTDMIGARGLESLYEDRLKGEKGFKIIVSKEDEDNAVLAEQPVEDGEDISVTIDVNVQEKIYESFNGDAGTSAAIDPESGETLALVNSPSFDSNDFLYNNTQDLWDNLQDDEQSPLTNRFQSTYAPASVIKPVTAAIGLENGSLDPNEGIEIDGLTWSNGEGWGDYEVRRVTESDGPVDLNDALVRSDNIYFAMQAIDMGNEVLVEGLEQYGFEEELPYEYPIEPSSISADGTLNDEVSLANTSYGQAELEMSALHLATTYTTFLNEGNMIKPTLLTSEDTGQIWQEELLAAEHASLIAEDLRDVVTDGTAQQAQEADFPISGKTGTAELKQTSDESGVENSWFVGYPTDEQDILIAMMVEETQGDDGGDAVEKVTNIMMELR; translated from the coding sequence ATGAAAAAAACTCTAGCTTTTTTAGCGATCATTGTCGTTGTATTTCTTTCTGCTTGTTCAGAAGATGATATAACACCAAATGAGCGTTTTGCAACATATGTTGATCAGTGGAATGATAGAGAGTTTGCCAGTATGTATGAAATGCTTTCAGCTGAATCCACAGAAGCCTATACAAATGAGGATTTCATTGATCGTTACAATAAAATTTATGAAGATCTGGATGTATCCGAATTAAACGTTACATTTGAAGAATTAACCGAAGAAGAACTTGAAACTGTAATGGACGGGGAAACCGCAACCCTTCCTTTCTCCGTAGAAATGGAAACCCTGGCAGGTCCGGTAGACTTTGATTATGAAGCAACACTTGTACAGGAAGATCACGGGGACGAAGATGAAAATCTCAATTGGTATGTCCAATGGGATTCAGGTTTTATTTTTCCTGAAATGCAAGACGGTGGGGAAATAAGTATAGAAACAGAGAACCCTACAAGAGGGGATATCCTAGACCGTAATGATATGCCATTAGCAATGAATGACACGGTATATGAGATCGGAATTATCCCGGAAGAGTTAGGACAAAATCAGGAACAAGTAATTGAGAGTATTGCCGACTTACTTCCTATCTCGGTTGATGAAATTAATTCCGCTTTAGACGCTGGTTGGGTCGAGCCGCATCTATTTGTTCCATTAAGAGAAGTACTGCAAACAGATGAAGACCTTTTAGATAATCTCTGGGCAACTTCTGGTGTCGCAGGACGTGAAGTATCTGGTCGCGTGTATCCAGCAGGCGAGGCTACCGGTCATCTTATCGGTAATATTAGGCAAGTAACGGCAGAAGATCTGGAGGAGCATGAACCAGGTGCGTACCATTCAACCGACATGATTGGTGCTCGTGGCTTGGAATCCTTATATGAAGATCGTCTTAAAGGAGAAAAAGGATTTAAAATCATTGTTTCAAAAGAAGATGAAGATAATGCCGTTCTGGCTGAACAACCTGTAGAAGATGGAGAAGATATTTCAGTCACGATTGATGTTAATGTTCAGGAGAAAATTTATGAATCCTTTAACGGCGATGCAGGCACATCAGCTGCTATCGATCCAGAATCTGGCGAAACATTAGCACTTGTAAATAGTCCATCATTCGATTCAAATGATTTTTTGTATAATAATACACAGGATCTGTGGGATAATCTCCAAGATGATGAGCAGTCCCCTTTGACTAATCGTTTTCAATCAACATACGCCCCTGCATCCGTCATAAAACCAGTAACGGCAGCAATTGGCCTAGAAAATGGAAGTCTCGATCCGAATGAAGGTATCGAAATCGATGGCTTGACTTGGAGCAACGGAGAAGGTTGGGGGGATTATGAAGTCCGCCGTGTAACTGAATCGGATGGTCCAGTAGATTTAAACGATGCATTGGTGCGTTCCGATAATATATACTTTGCTATGCAAGCAATTGATATGGGGAATGAGGTACTAGTTGAAGGACTTGAACAATATGGTTTTGAAGAAGAGCTTCCCTATGAATACCCAATTGAACCTTCCTCTATCTCGGCGGATGGAACACTTAACGATGAGGTGTCACTAGCAAATACGAGCTATGGACAAGCAGAGCTTGAAATGAGTGCACTTCATTTAGCAACAACCTATACAACATTTCTAAATGAAGGAAATATGATCAAACCCACACTGCTTACATCTGAAGATACAGGACAAATCTGGCAGGAAGAATTACTCGCTGCTGAGCATGCTTCTTTAATCGCAGAAGACTTAAGAGATGTAGTAACGGATGGAACTGCTCAACAAGCGCAGGAGGCCGACTTCCCTATTTCAGGAAAAACTGGCACTGCTGAATTAAAACAAACAAGCGATGAATCAGGAGTTGAAAATAGCTGGTTTGTTGGCTATCCTACAGATGAACAAGACATCCTCATAGCCATGATGGTGGAAGAAACGCAGGGCGATGATGGTGGAGACGCGGTTGAAAAAGTAACCAATATCATGATGGAATTAAGATAA
- a CDS encoding IDEAL domain-containing protein codes for MVVTVKMFKPYHIKADSKKLYIIVSPPYFTVAINEEEYKFIPIKAKEMIINRKTKAIENAEVEFAFQKGTDIIYITMTDFILDPDFIALLDSIAAPFYVNDVNEYDDGENDILIEELERLNKFRLIDKALDERDEKTFYALSELL; via the coding sequence ATGGTCGTTACTGTTAAGATGTTTAAACCTTATCATATTAAAGCTGATTCAAAGAAGTTGTATATAATCGTATCACCTCCATATTTCACCGTAGCCATTAATGAGGAGGAGTATAAGTTCATTCCTATTAAAGCAAAGGAAATGATTATTAATCGTAAAACGAAAGCAATAGAAAATGCAGAAGTAGAATTTGCTTTTCAAAAAGGGACAGATATTATCTACATAACGATGACGGATTTTATATTAGATCCTGATTTTATAGCGCTATTAGACTCCATCGCTGCACCTTTTTATGTTAACGACGTAAATGAATATGATGATGGAGAGAATGATATTTTAATTGAAGAATTAGAACGTTTAAACAAATTCCGGCTAATAGATAAAGCCTTAGACGAACGTGATGAAAAGACGTTTTATGCTTTGTCGGAGTTATTGTAA
- a CDS encoding IDEAL domain-containing protein, with the protein MVTVNMLKAYYIKEETEHIRVILAYQYFSVLINQRVYQFIPVEAKEIHINRSTREVENTEDKFAFQKGKDIVYMTMSELTALPDFLNQLNTIAEPYYLNESTVNRNDQLNETTIMIDKLERQNLQRLIDKSLDERNESAFYSLVKLL; encoded by the coding sequence ATGGTAACTGTTAACATGCTTAAGGCATATTACATTAAAGAGGAAACGGAACATATACGTGTTATTTTAGCATACCAATATTTTTCTGTATTGATTAATCAAAGAGTCTATCAATTTATACCAGTGGAAGCGAAAGAGATACACATTAATCGTAGCACACGAGAAGTTGAGAACACGGAAGATAAGTTTGCTTTTCAAAAAGGAAAAGATATCGTTTATATGACAATGTCTGAGTTAACCGCACTGCCAGATTTCCTGAATCAATTGAATACCATTGCCGAACCTTATTATTTAAATGAAAGTACCGTAAATAGAAACGATCAATTAAATGAAACGACGATTATGATTGATAAATTAGAAAGACAAAATCTTCAAAGACTGATCGATAAATCACTTGATGAAAGAAATGAAAGCGCTTTTTATAGTTTGGTAAAATTATTATAA
- a CDS encoding DUF779 domain-containing protein: MVERVTVTDEAHALINTLKETHGPLMFHQSGGCCDGSSPMCFPRDEFRTGDSDFLLGEIAETPFYMAKDQYEYWKHTQLIIDAVDGHGGMFSLEGPEGKRFLTRSRVFTKEENAMLSAK, from the coding sequence ATGGTAGAACGCGTAACCGTGACAGATGAGGCGCATGCCCTGATCAACACGTTAAAAGAGACGCACGGACCGTTGATGTTTCATCAGTCAGGAGGGTGTTGTGATGGGAGTTCACCAATGTGCTTTCCACGAGACGAATTTCGCACTGGTGACTCCGACTTCTTGCTTGGAGAGATCGCAGAAACGCCCTTCTATATGGCAAAAGATCAATACGAATACTGGAAGCACACACAGCTAATAATTGACGCTGTGGACGGACACGGCGGCATGTTTTCATTGGAAGGACCTGAAGGGAAGCGATTTCTGACGAGGTCACGAGTGTTTACAAAAGAAGAAAATGCTATGCTTTCTGCGAAATAA
- the exaC gene encoding acetaldehyde dehydrogenase ExaC, whose amino-acid sequence MRYKNPNTEGSLVTFKAKYDNFIGGEYRPPTNGKYFDNVSPVTGEVFSEMARSTKEDVEAAVDAAEAAKDAWGKTAVAERANILNKIADRIEENVEMLAVAETWDNGKAVREGLAADIPLAADHYRYFAGAIRAQEGGLSQIDDDTVAYHFNEPLGVVGQIIPWNFPILMATWKLAPALAAGNCVVLKPAEQTPASIHVLMDLIKDLLPPGVINIVNGFGVEAGKPLASNSRISKVAFTGETTTGRLIMQYASENIIPVTLELGGKSPNIFFEDVMDADDGFLDKAVEGFVMFALNQGEVCTCPSRAIVHESIYDKFMERVIERVNQIKIGHPLDSETMMGAQASQEQMEKIISYLDIGKQEGAEILVGGNVNELDGELGGGYYVEPTIFKGDNKMRIFQEEIFGPVLSVTTFKDKEEAMEIANDTLYGLGAGVWTRNINTAYRFGRGIQAGRVWTNCYHEYPAHAAFGGYKKSGIGRENHLMMLGHYQQTKNLLISYSEDAAGLF is encoded by the coding sequence ATGAGATACAAAAATCCAAATACGGAAGGTTCACTTGTAACCTTCAAAGCAAAGTACGATAATTTTATAGGTGGAGAATATAGGCCGCCTACGAACGGGAAATATTTTGATAATGTAAGCCCTGTAACTGGCGAGGTATTTTCTGAAATGGCCAGATCGACGAAGGAAGACGTAGAAGCTGCGGTTGATGCGGCAGAGGCTGCTAAGGATGCTTGGGGGAAAACGGCAGTTGCAGAGCGGGCAAATATCCTAAATAAAATAGCAGATCGGATTGAGGAAAACGTGGAAATGCTGGCAGTTGCCGAAACATGGGATAACGGTAAAGCGGTTCGTGAAGGCCTGGCAGCGGACATACCGCTCGCAGCGGATCATTACCGCTATTTTGCCGGAGCGATTCGTGCCCAGGAAGGTGGACTAAGTCAGATTGATGATGATACAGTCGCCTACCATTTTAATGAGCCGCTTGGTGTTGTGGGACAAATCATTCCGTGGAACTTCCCGATTTTAATGGCTACATGGAAGCTGGCACCTGCCTTAGCAGCCGGAAACTGTGTTGTATTAAAGCCAGCGGAACAAACGCCAGCATCGATTCATGTGCTGATGGATCTTATCAAAGATCTTCTACCTCCTGGCGTCATTAATATTGTAAATGGATTTGGTGTGGAGGCAGGAAAACCGCTTGCTTCAAACAGTAGAATTTCGAAGGTTGCATTCACAGGGGAAACAACGACGGGACGGCTGATCATGCAATATGCTTCGGAAAATATCATCCCAGTTACGCTAGAGCTTGGTGGGAAATCTCCAAATATTTTCTTTGAAGATGTGATGGATGCGGATGATGGATTTTTAGACAAAGCGGTTGAAGGATTTGTTATGTTTGCCTTGAATCAAGGAGAGGTCTGTACATGTCCTTCCCGTGCAATTGTGCATGAATCCATTTACGATAAGTTTATGGAGCGCGTGATTGAACGGGTTAACCAGATTAAAATAGGTCATCCGCTCGACTCGGAAACTATGATGGGTGCCCAGGCGTCACAGGAGCAAATGGAAAAAATCATTTCCTATTTGGATATTGGAAAACAAGAAGGTGCAGAGATTCTTGTTGGAGGAAATGTGAATGAACTCGATGGGGAACTTGGTGGCGGTTATTACGTAGAGCCAACTATTTTCAAAGGTGACAATAAAATGCGTATTTTCCAAGAGGAAATCTTTGGCCCTGTGCTTTCAGTAACGACGTTTAAAGATAAAGAGGAAGCGATGGAAATCGCAAATGACACGCTTTATGGATTAGGTGCGGGTGTATGGACACGTAATATCAATACGGCCTATCGCTTTGGCCGCGGTATTCAGGCAGGTCGTGTGTGGACAAATTGTTATCACGAGTATCCAGCCCATGCGGCATTCGGCGGCTATAAAAAATCCGGTATCGGCCGTGAAAATCATCTCATGATGCTTGGCCATTACCAGCAAACGAAAAATTTACTCATCAGCTACAGCGAAGATGCGGCCGGATTATTTTAA
- a CDS encoding cold-shock protein: protein MSFSRGPKEPVPEVDTNVWSCTSEACQGWMRESYSFSEEPECPLCKSSMEQEVRVLPEVK from the coding sequence ATGTCATTTTCTCGTGGACCAAAAGAACCGGTTCCAGAAGTGGATACAAATGTGTGGTCATGTACCAGTGAAGCGTGTCAAGGCTGGATGCGGGAATCATATAGTTTTAGTGAAGAGCCAGAATGTCCACTCTGTAAATCATCTATGGAACAGGAAGTACGCGTACTTCCAGAAGTAAAATAA
- a CDS encoding LysR family transcriptional regulator has protein sequence MDQQLIVFVEVVERKNFSRAAEALHMSQPAVSQYISSLEKEFGLRLLERNNKFVQRNKAGEIVYQYAKDILRSYNQMTVHVSDLKNEPSGELKIGASYTIGEYLLPRILAALQKEYPRIIPAVTIGNTEDIGQKLVNHEIDIGLIEGDFSHKQLVVDPFAIDEMYIIAGNHQKLKDQETVSVPDLEKETWIIRETGSGTRKMLEEFFQNNAVNPERILTFGSTQVIKEGVTSGLGISLLSELTLQKELELGLIHKLNVKGTPIKRNFSIIKNQQEFHSKALQVFEQIVKTVL, from the coding sequence GTGGATCAGCAATTAATCGTCTTTGTAGAAGTCGTAGAACGTAAAAATTTCTCTAGGGCTGCCGAGGCTTTACATATGTCGCAGCCTGCAGTAAGTCAATATATTTCTTCACTTGAGAAGGAATTTGGCTTGAGGCTACTAGAGAGAAATAACAAATTTGTACAGCGAAATAAAGCAGGAGAGATTGTTTATCAATATGCGAAAGATATCTTGAGAAGTTATAATCAGATGACCGTTCACGTATCTGATTTAAAGAACGAGCCGAGTGGGGAGTTGAAAATAGGAGCTAGTTATACGATTGGGGAGTACTTACTCCCAAGAATCCTAGCAGCTCTGCAAAAGGAATATCCGCGAATTATACCTGCAGTGACGATTGGAAATACGGAGGATATTGGTCAGAAACTGGTTAATCACGAGATTGATATTGGCTTAATTGAAGGTGATTTTTCCCATAAGCAGCTTGTTGTCGATCCTTTTGCCATTGATGAAATGTATATTATTGCAGGTAATCACCAGAAGTTGAAGGATCAAGAAACCGTATCCGTCCCGGATTTAGAAAAAGAGACATGGATTATTCGTGAAACTGGATCGGGAACGCGTAAAATGCTGGAGGAATTTTTCCAAAATAATGCTGTAAATCCAGAGCGCATACTGACATTTGGCAGTACGCAAGTAATTAAAGAGGGGGTAACCTCGGGGCTGGGGATCAGTCTGCTATCAGAATTAACCTTACAGAAGGAATTGGAGCTAGGATTAATTCACAAGCTTAATGTGAAAGGTACACCTATTAAACGCAACTTTTCCATTATAAAAAATCAACAAGAGTTTCATTCCAAGGCTTTACAAGTGTTTGAACAGATTGTCAAGACAGTACTTTAA
- a CDS encoding YeiH family protein, translating to MTSLLNENKYWKKLLLGIGFTFLIASIGYLLALVPGFNLVGPLGSAIVLAIIYRQIFGYPDYLRIGIQFSSKYLLRFAIILYGLKLNIDVIFDDGLGLLAKGAVAILFSILLTVYLAKLFKANQQLALLLGVGTGVCGAAAIAAVSPVIKAKEEDTAIGVGIIALVGTIFSIIYALLQPILPLTEIQYGTWAGLSLHELAHVALAAEPAGEEALAVALLAKLGRVFLLVPLCFVLIFWMKNRKEIDVDGSPRVPFPWFLLGFIAMSLFGSYVLGTYISVSQSVLNSVDFMTTFILTAAMVGLGLNVSLKDVKNKALRPLLAMVITSVLLSVLMFWIVLL from the coding sequence ATGACATCACTACTAAACGAAAATAAGTATTGGAAAAAATTATTGCTTGGAATTGGTTTTACATTTTTAATTGCAAGCATTGGGTATCTGCTTGCTTTGGTTCCAGGTTTCAACCTTGTAGGTCCGCTTGGTAGCGCCATTGTGCTTGCTATTATTTACCGGCAGATTTTCGGATATCCGGATTACCTTCGAATTGGAATTCAATTTTCTTCGAAGTATTTGCTACGATTTGCCATCATTTTATATGGATTAAAATTAAATATTGACGTGATCTTTGATGATGGACTTGGATTGCTAGCCAAAGGTGCTGTAGCCATCCTATTTTCTATTCTCCTTACTGTTTATTTAGCGAAATTATTTAAAGCGAATCAACAACTTGCTTTACTGCTCGGCGTTGGAACCGGTGTGTGTGGAGCTGCTGCAATTGCCGCAGTGTCCCCCGTTATCAAAGCAAAAGAGGAAGATACGGCAATCGGTGTTGGGATCATCGCGCTCGTTGGAACAATATTTTCCATTATCTATGCCCTTTTGCAACCGATTTTACCATTAACAGAAATCCAATACGGGACGTGGGCCGGACTTAGCTTGCATGAACTTGCCCATGTTGCATTAGCTGCAGAACCAGCTGGTGAGGAAGCACTTGCAGTTGCATTGTTAGCTAAGCTGGGACGTGTTTTCCTCCTTGTACCACTATGCTTTGTGTTAATTTTTTGGATGAAGAATCGTAAAGAAATCGATGTGGATGGCAGCCCGAGGGTACCATTCCCGTGGTTCTTACTCGGCTTTATTGCAATGAGTCTTTTCGGCAGCTACGTACTTGGGACCTATATTTCCGTATCACAAAGTGTACTGAATAGTGTAGACTTTATGACGACATTTATCCTAACGGCTGCAATGGTCGGGCTCGGTTTAAACGTCAGTTTGAAAGATGTTAAAAATAAAGCACTCAGGCCGCTTCTAGCAATGGTTATTACATCCGTTTTACTTTCCGTCCTAATGTTTTGGATCGTATTGCTATAA
- a CDS encoding Cof-type HAD-IIB family hydrolase, whose protein sequence is MAETKQAIKLIALDMDGTLLDNELEVSEPTQAVIAEALANDVHVVLSTGRSLDTCYPYATLLNLTSYLITSNGGEIYTMDKKLLDQHLMETEKIEKMWNLGREVDVQIWMVSTTGVYRDSRPENFYDHDWLKFGCSSLDKSKLDKMVEELSYFEGLELTNSLPTNLEANPAGVSKAAALHFVCKEIGITMDEIMAVGDSLNDIKMIQEAGVGVAMGNAQEAIKNVADYVTDANDNDGVAKAIERFAL, encoded by the coding sequence ATGGCAGAAACGAAACAAGCTATAAAATTAATTGCACTAGATATGGATGGAACGTTATTGGATAATGAACTTGAGGTCTCTGAACCCACACAAGCAGTAATTGCAGAAGCATTGGCAAATGACGTACATGTGGTTTTAAGTACAGGAAGATCGCTGGATACCTGCTATCCCTATGCAACGTTGTTAAATCTCACGTCTTATCTTATTACATCCAATGGTGGAGAGATTTATACAATGGATAAAAAATTATTGGATCAACATTTAATGGAAACGGAAAAAATAGAAAAAATGTGGAATTTAGGAAGAGAAGTGGATGTGCAAATATGGATGGTGTCGACAACTGGGGTTTACCGCGATTCTCGCCCAGAAAACTTTTATGACCATGATTGGCTCAAATTTGGTTGCAGCTCCCTTGATAAAAGCAAGCTTGATAAAATGGTTGAAGAGCTTTCCTATTTTGAAGGGTTGGAGCTGACAAACTCATTGCCGACAAATTTGGAGGCAAATCCTGCTGGAGTTAGTAAGGCAGCTGCACTTCATTTTGTATGCAAGGAAATCGGCATTACGATGGATGAGATCATGGCGGTTGGCGACAGTTTGAATGACATTAAAATGATTCAAGAGGCAGGAGTAGGTGTCGCAATGGGCAATGCCCAGGAAGCGATAAAAAATGTTGCCGATTATGTAACAGACGCGAATGATAATGATGGTGTTGCCAAGGCAATTGAACGATTTGCTCTTTAA
- a CDS encoding DUF1648 domain-containing protein produces MKDQSNIKVSASTWEKLFHFFAFIVIIVMFVYAIVMFNRLPDEVPIHFNAAGEADNWGGRGSIFMLPLLSLPMFMLLFFLGKAPHIHNYPVKVTEQNAPKLYRESRLLLAAMNFEMVAIFALITWEMAHTAQGNATMGVWMIVLITIAPLATIGYFLLRMNRLKKELTS; encoded by the coding sequence ATGAAAGATCAGTCGAATATAAAAGTGTCAGCAAGTACGTGGGAGAAGTTATTCCACTTCTTCGCATTTATAGTAATTATCGTCATGTTTGTCTATGCGATTGTGATGTTCAATCGGTTACCTGATGAAGTTCCAATCCACTTTAATGCTGCCGGTGAAGCGGATAATTGGGGAGGCAGGGGATCAATTTTTATGCTTCCACTCCTATCGCTTCCTATGTTCATGCTGTTATTTTTTTTAGGGAAAGCCCCTCACATCCATAATTATCCTGTAAAAGTAACCGAACAGAATGCGCCAAAGCTGTACAGGGAATCTCGATTGTTATTGGCAGCAATGAATTTCGAAATGGTTGCTATTTTTGCTTTAATTACGTGGGAGATGGCTCATACTGCACAGGGGAATGCGACAATGGGGGTATGGATGATTGTTCTTATCACAATTGCTCCTCTGGCTACCATTGGCTATTTTTTGCTGCGAATGAATCGATTGAAAAAGGAACTGACTAGTTGA